A genomic window from Punica granatum isolate Tunisia-2019 chromosome 2, ASM765513v2, whole genome shotgun sequence includes:
- the LOC116194147 gene encoding probable WRKY transcription factor 72: MQSSLSRSLTEEKSTESSDHGEDRLSMKQEDEIKSATAEIGEVREENERLKRMLDQLKEDYRSLEVQFFGILQREASGRSLMDFSTSLEDTKLGQEPVCLSLGMCPVESKQDKRKETWKRADGELKSGLGLRLNTKLQLSPEVISSPDPEDRTSLEGPKDEDAGEIWPPSKVQKMEGDGDSNDISQQAQMKRARVSIRAWCDSTTMNDGCQWRKYGQKISKGNPCPRAYYRCTVAPACPVRKQVQRCAEDMSVLITTYEGTHNHPLQLSAKAMASTTSAAASMLLSGSSSSSQTGLGPTATILAGPDGLNFSLYDNSIRSNCRHPFYNPNSPSQIHPTITLDLTTPPPTPAMTHLSSLNRLDARPRFLGSSLGFSNNLPSVCTPSDPVNGLEKQTREPSQSLTDTLTKVLTTDPAFQSAIAAAVQSMVKNKTQFAGQSSFPLLQNPLPFPVDETAPKPMLDIDSNGL; this comes from the exons ATGCAAAGCTCCCTCAGCAGATCATTGACGGAAGAGAAGAGCACCGAATCATCGGATCATGGAGAAGATCGACTATCTATGAAACAG GAAGATGAAATCAAAAGTGCCACAGCTGAGATAGGGGAAGTGAGAGAAGAAAACGAGCGGCTCAAGAGAATGCTAGACCAGTTGAAAGAGGATTATCGGTCACTCGAAGTTCAGTTCTTCGGCATCCTCCAGCGAGAGGCTTCGGGGAGATCCCTAATGGACTTTTCCACTAGTCTTGAAGACACCAAATTAGGACAAGAGCCCGTCTGCTTAAGTCTAGGAATGTGCCCTGTTGAATCCAAACAGGACAAGAGGAAAGAAACATGGAAACGAGCTGATGGAGAGCTCAAGTCTGGATTAGGTCTCAGGCTGAATACAAAGCTTCAGCTCTCCCCGGAGGTTATATCATCCCCTGACCCGGAAGACAGGACATCATTGGAGGGACCAAAGGACGAGGATGCAGGAGAGATTTGGCCCCCAAGCAAAGTCCAGAAGATGGAAGGAGATGGAGATAGCAATGATATTTCTCAGCAAGCGCAGATGAAGCGAGCAAGGGTCAGCATTCGAGCTTGGTGTGACTCCACCACG ATGAATGATGGGTGTCAATGGCGAAAATATGggcaaaaaatttcaaaaggaAATCCGTGCCCACGTGCTTACTACCGTTGCACGGTAGCACCTGCTTGTCCCGTAAGAAAACAG GTACAGAGATGTGCAGAGGACATGTCAGTACTTATTACCACCTACGAGGGCACCCACAACCACCCGCTCCAACTTTCTGCCAAGGCCATGGCTTCAACCACATCAGCGGCTGCCTCCATGCTTTTATCGGGCTCATCTTCGTCATCTCAAACCGGCCTTGGGCCCACAGCCACTATCCTTGCAGGCCCTGATGGTCTAAACTTCAGCCTCTACGACAATTCAATTAGGAGCAACTGCAGACATCCATTCTATAATCCAAACTCTCCCTCACAAATCCACCCAACAATCACATTAGACCTTACTACCCCTCCTCCCACTCCAGCAATGACTCATTTGAGCAGCCTGAATAGGTTGGATGCGAGACCAAGATTCCTGGGATCGAGTTTGGGCTTCTCGAACAACCTCCCAAGTGTTTGCACCCCGAGTGATCCGGTTAACGGGCTTGAGAAGCAAACCCGGGAACCGTCTCAGTCCCTGACGGATACCCTCACCAAAGTCCTCACCACAGACCCAGCCTTCCAGTCAGCGATAGCAGCTGCAGTACAATCAATGGTAAAAAATAAGACCCAATTTGCCGGGCAATCAAGCTTCCCACTTTTGCAAAACCCGCTGCCATTTCCGGTCGATGAGACTGCACCTAAACCGATGCTTGACATAGATAGCAACGGATTATAG